In Besnoitia besnoiti strain Bb-Ger1 chromosome I, whole genome shotgun sequence, the genomic window CCGGTTTCTGAATTGCCTGTATGCACGTACTCCGAAGACAGAAGTGGAAGCGGCTTTCGCCCGCAATAGTTTGAAGCATGACGCGCATGCTGCGCGCTTCATAAGGCACAAAGAATCTCGCATCCGTACATCTGACGGAAACCGATTGGCAGCTTTCACGGTTTTGCCTCGGCAGAAGGGGCTGCTTTGACTGCGTTTTGTTCGGATGGGCTACTCTGCAGTTGCCGTAAATCAATTCTGCGTTTCTTCGGGCTGTGCCTGTatttttcttcctcgtcgtcatTGCCTCCAGCCCTGGAGGGGGCTCCTTCGCCACTGATGACGGAAACAGCAGCGGATCGTGGTCGAACAGAAACTCTGACGACCTTTGCGGAGGAAGGGTCCAACTGAGCTGTATCGAAAGTCGATGTCGTTGTCGCAATGCAATCACGTGCAGCACACTGGCTGCCTTTCGTCGATTCCTCCTCATTcttgccggcggcggcctcctcagCAATTTGTTTCTCGACGTCTGCGATTTGAAGCTGCAGATCTTCAATCGTATCTGCAAGCGCGTCCGCTGTCATGCCATCTGGCATCCTCAGGACCCCCTCTTTAATTTCTTTGCCAATATCCAGGGTACGCTACAAAtacacacgcgcacacaaCGCTGCGCAgttcgtcgcctgcgcctcgtggcATCTTGCCACAATCTACGGCACACGCACGCCCGGCCGTtttcccctcccccccctcctcccccgctACGATCGGTCGCCCTGCCAGCACACTTGTCATTCACACATGCAGGCGACCGCAGACTCGTGCATGTCGGTTCACACGCCCGACACACCTGACGCACCGCCTGTCCGCATCATGCTCATtgaaggcagctgcgcgggagGCCCGCTTACCTTGAACACATCGAGCGCGGCGGTTTTCTTTCCACTGAAGAACGTTGCTTGCGCTAAAGAAAGAAGTGGCGCCATGAGGGTTTCCTTGGGTAAATGGTATCGCTCTCGGAGAGCCACGGCCTCTCCATAGTCCTGGACGGCACACACCCACAGACACTCTGCTTCGATTCACTTCGACCCGAGGTCCGCAAGCAGATATTTGCAAAGCCCCGGCGGCTACAACAGTGCCGCAGAGCTCTCAAAGCGAACGACGGGGCAATAGACCTGCAAACGGCTCTCAGGTGAGTGTCTGCGAAGGCGCTTCAGACCAGCAAGGCAGAAGAGTCCCGCCGCAAATCCAACTCTGCAGAAGCCGCGTACGTATCATTCTAGCGATTTGCAAAGCACATGCACGCTGTAAATCTGACATGCGCTCGCGACTGTAGCACACACGGACCATCTCTGCTTGTGCGTCTGGAAACCGTAAGTTGCAGCTTTTTTTCATTAGAAGCGGGCTTTGCACCGTGGGCGTCGGATCCCGAATGCGCCACGCGAACGGGTATTCTGTATCGAAAACGAAACCGCCGCACTGCAGAAAAGGTTCCTGGCAGGCACGCACCTGCGCGGCTTCATCATATCTTTCATTCATTAGCTGCATGTCTGCCAGGCGGACGTAGGCGAACGAAAGGTCGATGACGTCAGTGTGGACTGCGACCGTGCTCttcccgccttcttccttcgcacaagcctgcagcgacgagcTTGCCGCGGCCCCTGGAGGGGGCGAGTTTTCCAGTTTCTTCAGGAGACACCGCTTTGCCATCTCCAGCATTTCGAAGGCCAGTTCCTCATCTGAAACCTTGCCGGCGGCATTTCCGCCAGGGACCTCCTCTTCTGTTGAACCATGCGCAttctcgcccttctctgcgGAAGGGGCTGAAGATAACGAGGAGCTTGatgacgacgcagacgcgccggaaGAAGCTGAAGGAAACGTGCACACAGAGAGACCAATACAGGAGGCATCGTAGCTATCGAGAGATCTCGCGCCCTGGATTACTCGTTCTGCTTGCGGAGCAGCCGGTTTTCCTCGCTCATCACGCAGTACCCGCACGCCGAAGCACTTACTTGATGAAGCTGAACCCGAGTCACCGGCCTCCTGCTTTGGCTTGTCAAACTGGAACAGTTCGGCATTCTGCTCTTCCTTAGTCAGTAGAGTATCTCCGAACCAGAGATAGTACGTGCTCAGCTCGGGGTGGAAGTCTGAGCCATCGAGTTCTGCCACCCTGCGACACACGACAAAATAGCAAGTAGCCTGTGCGAGTACAGTCCACGATTCACCTATCCCGTCTCTCGACTCCCTTTCGAAGGAATCACGCTCACTGCAAGGAACCCCACAAGCGAGCGCAAacctctcgctcctcttgGTCCCTTTGCATGCCTCATGGAACGGTCCTTAAGACGcacggagagacgcgacCCAACGACAAAACGGAGATCAGGCAAGGAAGGAGACTGAATACATCGACAACTGCGAGTGGAAACGCGGCCGCGTAACGAGGGTCACAGACGATGCGTTCGCCCAGGGTTTGCAGATTCCTCTTCCGTCGTTCCCATGCTTCCACGCTGAGAGACGCACCTCCGCTCTACAGCGCGCGAAAAGCACTCGGCAGCCTTGGACCAGTTCTTGCTGCGGAAGAACGTCTTGCCGTCGTCGAGGAGGGTTTGTGCATCCTTGCCGGCAAACTCTGCAGACAGGAGGTTCCCACGGAACAGGCACGCTGCTTTCCGCAGAGCAAAAAAATTCCCGGCCTACCAGACGTCGTCCGCGCAGTCTATTGCAGCCGCAACTGTGAAATTTAAAGCATGCTGCAGGAACCAAAAAGCTGAAAGGAAAATCGCTTCcttcgctcgctgctgccctcACCCGTCCTCCTTCACCTCACCTTTCTCGTCGTCAtctcctgcctcctccgTTTCACCTTCATCAACTTCATTTTCCTGCTGTTGCTCCGTCGCTGGGGCACTAGGGCTGCTCTCCGCGTTCTCCGTCGGCGACGGCACCTCCGGATTGGcaccggcggctgcgaagaaCACAAGAAAGGCATGCTGTGCCTAGTGCCTAATCGGGAGCAAGAGGCAAGAACCTGGGATCTGCGTCACAAATTTTtaagcggcggcgcgtcgtaTTCCAGCTAGAGTTCGCATCGAGGCTTGCTGCTTCTGACTGAAACCGTTTTCTGGCTCGGAGACACTGGGCACACCAGAGCTAAAGAGAAACTTCACACACGCTCTAATGCACTCCCGGCCCTTCCTCACTGTTTCAAGTCTCAATATCATGAGCTGCTCGGCCAAGGGAAAAAACCAGAAAAAGTGGACAggacggcgcaggcagcaacTACACGCAGTGGTTCCACCCTCCACGCATTTGGCGCTACGAGAGTTCCTTCTCACCCCCATCCACGGCTTGCTTCGAGTCCTCTTGGGCCTcggacggcggaggagccgggACAGTCATCTTTAGCATGCTATCTCGTAAAATGCGTACGAGACAGTGACTGTGCTCAGAGCAACAACAGCGAAGGACGCAGACAAAGCACGCGGCAACCCCGGTAATAAAAAGAATCTAGGAGCGAAACAGTGCCCATGCAAGCAAAAAATGGAGAAGAAGCACAAGCAGAGGCAACCATTCTCCTTCAGGAGATAATTGTTTTCTAGTATTCCTCGTTTCCGATAAAATGGCAAGACTTGCCAAGCTGGAGTTCCGAGTCTTCGCATGTGCACACAGCGCATGCACCTATGGGAGACACGGGGACGGTGTCCGGTTTTTACGGCGGAAGCGGAAGTCGGGATATCCTTTGATTTTCCAGAACGCCCAAGGGACAAACGGAAACGGTGATTGCGCCACTGTCACGCAGAGCATTTCTGAGTGTCTTAATAAGAGTTTATTCACTGATGCTTGAGAGATTCCACTGGCTGCGTATATTGGCCTCTGCCTTGTTGCTAGTGTCTACGCTGAGTGTGATGCGGAAACCTCTCTTCTCGGTGCACGCGACTTATGCTTTCGTCTTTCACGTATCATGCTTCACCTAGGCGTGCGTTCCTCCCTCACGTGACTCCGCGAAGCGTTGACAAGTGGTTGGGCGATGCGTCACTCGCGCTG contains:
- a CDS encoding tetratricopeptide repeat-containing protein (encoded by transcript BESB_001950) → MTVPAPPPSEAQEDSKQAVDGAAGANPEVPSPTENAESSPSAPATEQQQENEVDEGETEEAGDDDEKEFAGKDAQTLLDDGKTFFRSKNWSKAAECFSRAVERRVAELDGSDFHPELSTYYLWFGDTLLTKEEQNAELFQFDKPKQEAGDSGSASSTSSGASASSSSSSLSSAPSAEKGENAHGSTEEEVPGGNAAGKVSDEELAFEMLEMAKRCLLKKLENSPPPGAAASSSLQACAKEEGGKSTVAVHTDVIDLSFAYVRLADMQLMNERYDEAAQDYGEAVALRERYHLPKETLMAPLLSLAQATFFSGKKTAALDVFKRTLDIGKEIKEGVLRMPDGMTADALADTIEDLQLQIADVEKQIAEEAAAGKNEEESTKGSQCAARDCIATTTSTFDTAQLDPSSAKVVRVSVRPRSAAVSVISGEGAPSRAGGNDDEEEKYRHSPKKRRIDLRQLQSSPSEQNAVKAAPSAEAKP